A region of the Thiomicrorhabdus sp. genome:
AGAGTTGGATAAAGGTATAAAGCTTTTAAAATCGGCGGCCAAGCAAAACTCAGCACAAGCCAACTTTATTTTAGGAAACTATTACTTAAGACCACAAAACGGTCAACAACCACCTCAATTAAATCAAGCCAAAAACTATTATGGTAATAGCTGTAAATTAAACCTTTTAATAGGTTGCAAACGTTACTATGATTTAGATAACTTAGCCCAAAAACCAACTACGCCCTTTCCTCAAAAATAACCACAAGACAAAGTGAATCAACTTAATAAAATAAACTATATTAGCCAACAACTGCTTATAAATTGGTTATAAGCAGTTTATTTGTATTCACTTTACTAAACACTTTACTAAAAACATGACTTTAACGTTGTAACTCAGTAAAATCACAGCTCTTAAAACACTGTACCCCAATTACAACAAACAATAAGTTGGCAAAAATATGTTTAAAATTGAAGAGATTGATCCGGTTTTTTATCGTAAACAAACCCGCAAAGCCACATTAATCGTTATGGCAATTTTTATTGTTATTGGTTTTGGTTCTGCGTCTTTAGCACTTCACTGGTTTGGCGAACATTCAAATAACCATTTGGTACTCAATTTAATAGGTGCCTTTGTTGGGCTATTGATCACAGCGGCGATTGTTAAAGTGTATTTTGCAGATAAAGAATGGATGAAAGAAGCCATTTACGCCTGGCGTTTAAAGCGTAACTTAATGTATGTAACTAACTCATTGGCAAACATTCAGAAAGCGGTTGAACAAGGCGATGAACAA
Encoded here:
- a CDS encoding DUF3087 family protein, whose protein sequence is MFKIEEIDPVFYRKQTRKATLIVMAIFIVIGFGSASLALHWFGEHSNNHLVLNLIGAFVGLLITAAIVKVYFADKEWMKEAIYAWRLKRNLMYVTNSLANIQKAVEQGDEQAMKILRFYHLGLEQMHKLDDNNQALLDLLLEKKTLENKMNEKGISLDQTEFDFEWTEEYKNH